The genome window CacgtattttttattaaaagaaaatattaatatacaaatataagaATTAAGCATAAAATTCTTTATAAAGTAATGAATAATCTAAtcattttattgataattaaaattacttaatatcTTTTTTCCTTAGCCccaattgtattattttatatgggTTTATTGTATAAGAAATTTCACAAACGGGATAAGCTCGGATGGCCAGGGTCAGATAGAtccttgaagaaataaaaaaaacgatGTTCCAAAATCTTGTCCTCCATAAATAAGCAAACTAATTATATTGGAAAAGCTACAGTGTGTAGCCAATGATtataacatctacctttgcaTTTTCAGacaaaataattatcataacGAGAAGTACGTCAAATCTTTGCTCATGCAAACACATAATTGACAATCTACGGGTTAACTATTTGCTATTCATTGCCTCTAGCTAAAAAATTACTCTGCCTAAAGAAACAGCTTCACCTAATTGGTTTGAGATAGCAAATGCAGCTTGATGTTAAATCAATCTAAAGTATAGTATTAGAGTGCATAAGTCAAACCAGAAAACTAGTTTTGAAGACGAGTTCAACTTACTGTGCTGTCAAATTGTGCTTTAGTCGCTCCACACTTCAGTGCAACAGCAATGccctaaaatgaaaaaccaaaaagaaaacattagAGCTATGATTATTTGGCCTATAATATGCAATGTGGTTCACCTCATTCTTGAATGCAGCCTATTGCAAGAGAAAACAATGAGCAAGGCCATCAGGCATATAACTTTGCTGTGTAGTTCACCTACCTTATGCAACCTATGCAAGGCAAAACCACACACAAAATTGGGCACAACTAATCATTGCTATTTgcataatattttgaaaaataatagcAATTTCATTgactcttcttttttttctttttttctttcttttttttgttttttgaataTCCACATCCAACACAAATATAGATATACGAGGATATGACCCTCcaaatggaagaaaattttttaaataaaaaaagaatcatACTCATTAATATGATCAAGCAATAAGTGCAGCATAAGATGGTGCATCTACATTCTACTAGAAGGCGCAAGGTCTCTAGGAAGTCCATGATGACATAGAAATCATCCTCTTTTGGCATCAGAGTTTATTCTCTAGTACTTGAATTTTCGATCAAGGAAAAAAGGCAATGTAAGAAAATGTTGATCGTAAAACAATGTACTATCTCAATCCAATTAAATTTTCTTAGGGCTATGTAGAATTTACCCTATTCACTTGCAAAATCAGACCACATTACCAACTAAATTCATATTGTTTACCATaatctttatttaaattaccAAGGCATTAGTATTTATACGGACAAATGGAGACACGTATGTACTTCAAAAGAACCAACAAACAAAGTACCTGCATAATTTCAGGTGCATCTGGACCACACATAGATGCACCGAGTACTTTATCAGTCTCCGCATCAACGACTAACTTCATAACAGTCTTTTCTTGCCGTCTAGAAGCAGAAGAGGAGAAATTTATGGATTGCAAAGAACAAAAAGTACTAATAGTACATACAAGAATTGaacaatattgaaaatattgttaatatttttcaaaaggaAACACTAGCCTCCTTAGTGTCAAAAAACattatatgcattatattaGGAAAAATAGAAGATTTGAAACCCAAATATGACTATACAAAGAATATAAGATTGCATCCCAAAGCCACATTGTACAAGCTTCTCAATTTACTACCTTAAACTTCTGTCAGTATGAAACTTTGATCCTAGAAATTAAAGAGAGGGGGGGGCAAccaaaaaacaacaaaacaaactTGCTTAAAAAATGAGGTCTCCAAGTGTAAAACCAATTCCTGAGAACACAATCTAGTAAAAGATGCAAATGAAGATATGTTATACAACTTAATTGATAGATGAAACTGtcagaaaaaaggaaaaggcaaGAGGGGCTAACACAAAGATGgttgcatatttttatataggtTCTTATTAACGGGCACCTTTAGCTATTGGTTAAGgattttttaattactattttagggaaaatattacttttaatgAGCTACTCTTACTGAATTCAAGAAGAAGCAATATACTAATTacacttttctttttacaaGTACAATGAAATCAATGCCACTATGTACTGGTtaacattttctctttttatttatttatttttctgtgCAATAACATCTCAAAGTCATCATCATACCCAGATACAGTGTTCTTCATCGGATTGAAGGTTGATGTGAAAACCAGAACATCACCATTTGCTTGCTCAATTGCCTGCTCTTCACTGAGACCAACAACAGAAAGTGGAGGGATGCTGCAAAATAACAAATGGGCACAGcaattaatttactaaaaggaaaaatggaatGTAAAAAGATAAATGGACACTAGCcatataaaaagataataaatgcATAGGTCCAACAGTAAATGTGGTACTGGTACTCAACAAAAAATTTGAACAGCACTCCGAGTAAGGATAAAAAACCCAATAACTAGAACAACTCTAAATCATACGGTCCTCAGAAGAAAGAAACTtaaacatgattttttattgatatactatagattaaattaaattatccaTACACCAACAAAACCACCACCAGAGGCATGATGTAAAGAGAGATCTCATTACCTAAAAACAGCACAAGGTACATGGCTGTAGTCTGGTTTGCTAGGTTCCTTACCAAAAACAGTTTTCTGCAAGCATTTCCCCAGACAACAAAAAGAGAAGGGAAGAAACATGTCATtgcattaaaaaaaagtttaacatATGTGATTGCTCAAGTAATCATATGTGATTGCTTAAGTGGGGGCAAAATAGCATGCTTGATACAGGTAAAATATAAGAGCTTCAGACAGAACACTTGCCGCAAAGCAGGTTCCTTCCATTAAGGCTACAGGAGTCAGGTTCATCCGATTTGTAACGTCACCAACAGCCCATATACTAGGAATGCTAGTACGTGAGTACTCATCCACCTGCAAGATGAAGATAGATTGACATTAgtgtaataaaaattcaactagGTCATGCCACTGTTATTTTCATGCAATATAGGAGAACATACACAAtgtaattaacataattatgtAAACTAAATATCCAACAAACCATTCAGAacgaaaattggaaaataagtTATCTTTATATATAGATCAAAGATGTGGACAAAATGAACAAGGTGCACAAATAAAACGAAATGCAGCACAAACAATGTCACTTAGAGAAGGCCATTTTAGCTTTACATAATATAAGCTCTGAAGCTATGCATAGTTCTTTCTATAGGCATGCCTTCTTAAACACTATCAGCCTATCAGGGAGTAAAATTCCATACTTCCATGGTACAAGTCAAAATAAATTATCCAAAAGAACCAGGAAATAAAGAAACACAGCATCAGATTTGTGGCATTAAAATCATACGCATGCAAGTTGACATTATTCAGATGCCAActtatttcaagaaaataatttactaatatttGATAAGAAACATGTATAAGAGACGGCTTAACAAAAAACCTTCACAGCTCCTGTGTTATCAAGTTCCACACCTACAGCTTCCAGATTCAACCTCTTCGAGTTTGGTAACCTGCCTGTAATAAACAGGAGAGAAAATCAACACTCCAACTGACAACAAAGTCAAAATATCTCCCAAAAGAAGTATATTCTCAATGATAATAGCAGGCCCTCAGTATACCAAGTTTGTGAAACATATGAAAGTTCAAATGCAGAAGATTCAGATCTTAAAAGACATTGAATAATATTACCAGGACCTTCAAAAGCATGAATAAGTACTTATATAGAACTGCACCAATTAGTAGCGagtaattcaaaatttcactaacaaatctaaaagaaatacaaaataaGTAAGGTTCAAAGTACCAATTTCAATgcatttacttttcaaatttttcaaagaGTAATGATGAAGACAAATATGAGAACTactatattttgaatatttaacaTTGCATGCAAGTTTGATCATCAAGATAAAGGCAATGTTGAATGACCATAAAATAAACGTTTATCACGGATATACACGAGCGAGCGAGAGAGAAAGAGCTAATGACAATTTTAtgacaaattgaataaatgaagcAAGCAGGAAGACATTCAGTCTCTAAACATTTAGAACTGATAGTAACCCAAAAAGGGTGAGAAGCAGAATGTTATCACAAATGGGCACCTGTGGAACTAAACGGTGTAATGGTCATTGCCATTCATCCAAGAAATAGAAAAGGCAGGTCTTTCAGACATCAATATAGAATTCTACAAGAGattgagagaaaaataaaatggaataaACTAAACAAGGATATGGAAGTAAGAAAAAATTTTATCAGGGTCTAGAAAGGGATTGCAACCACCTGTGGCAAAGAGTACAACATCTGCTATCAACTCTTCACCGTGGTCTGTAGTAACTTTTATGCCATTATCTGTTTTAATCAACTGAATTCACAGTTATAAGAAAATAGATTAGTATAAACTAACAAATATTGAtggaatataaaagaaaaactgaataaaatttaaaaactgaGTACCTCAGTCAAATTCGTCTGTGGATGCAAATTAATTCCCCTTCCTTCCAGATTTCTAGCAACCACTGCCctcatttcatcatcaaaccCTCTGCAGGATAGACATATATCTTACCACTTCTAATCTTGGTCCCCACCCTCAGTTATAAACCTAAAGCCCATCTCTTCCCGTTTCATAACAGTCTTGGTAATTTTcttatgaatatatttaaatcattttaaagaaCTACCAAATGCCCACATCAGATTGGAACACTTTTAACTTCCAAATGAAATGCCAGTGAAAACATCAGAGGTACACATAAAGTATGAAGCAgaaatttctaaacattttaagAGGACAGTTCTAAAACAATTATAATCACCATAGGACTTgtaaaaaacatcaaataaaattaacttagaTAAGATCAGGGAGTTCTTATGAAATACCACAAAAATCTGACAGTAATGGATAAAATCAGACTGAATAAGAACCTCAAAGGAAGCTCCTTTCTGAAAAAGAGGTCGACATTAGCGCCCAACCCTCTCCATATTGATGCAAACTCAACAGCAATGTACCTGGATGAGTACAAATCATCTTCAGATGTTAGCAAACTGAGCAGATGAAAAGAATGAACATGCAAATAGGACATCTATCATACCCTCCTCCAAATACAACAGCATGCTTAGGCAAGTCCTCCAAACTCAATGCTTCATCAGAAGTTATGCCCAACCCCTAAAACATAAATCAGGGAGAATTAAGAAACAAGAAATGGGAACGTTAGCAGTGATGTTTTAGAAACATATCAAATCTAGTAACCATTTGCACTTTGTCCATATTTTAAGTTTGGTCATATTCTAATACTAGttacaaacaaaaaacaatCAAGCACACGAAGCCagcaagaaaaagtaaaaggttGGCCCAAAGTTTATCCAATATCCCTGTAACAAAAGAATGCTTGTGAAAACAAGAAGCTAAagttcataaataattatatgaaatcTCTTTATTAGCtcactttaaaagaaaaagtcaaTAGGTAATGAACCAAACCTGCATACCTGCAACCACATGCCATCCATAttacatataaacaaaattgGTGATTTTGATAGAAGAAGCAAAAGATCATAATTAGGTCACATTCACACTACTATTCTAAATCATGCTACCTCTAAAGCTACATAATTCACTCCATAAGTTTGAATATTGCCTCTATGCCATATGTAGCAACCAAATTAACATCAAGGTAATTTGAGTCAAGTAAAAGGTATAGCTTAAaagcaattaaaataaaatttcattcctGAATCAATGGTATGGCAGTTATAAGTATTTGGTACAACAAATGAGAAGCTAATGTCATCATAAAGCTACATAGTATTTATAAAATACCAAATTCAGCGCATTGCATAAACTTTTTGATCATTCTAGAAGGGAATCAATGTATAAACCTGCCCAGGAATAGGAGGACGGTGTGCCCTGCTGCCAGTTGCAATTAGTATATGCTTTGCTGAATAGGACAATTTGGTGCCATCCAGTTGTGTCACCTCAACTTCATTTGGACCTACAATCTTTCCCTCACCTTCAAACAATTTAACACCAGCATTTGATAATAACCGCTTGTAAATTCCATTTAATCTGATTATTTCATCAGTCTACAAGTTCAAgaggtaaaaaataaaataaaatttctgaaaatttaaaatatataactaaataaaaataaaagggtactGAAGGATACTATAATAAACCTTTTTATGTAGAAGCTTcttccaattaaaatcaagtttctCATTCAACTCCCATCCATAATTCCGAGCATcctacaaaaaaaacaaaaaacaattcaGTTATCAAGCATTAGCAGTTGGTTAACTAAACATGTCAGATTGCTTCATGCCAAAGACAACAGAATACATGCTTAAAATAGAATCTAacagaaaagaagagaagaaaaaaaaagggggagggTGGAATAACTGAATTAGAAAAttcgaaaaataataataacaatttttgGATAATGAATATAAACAACAGTCCATATCAAATGCATAGTCATCTCTGTCAATCACATCTTTattgatttaaagaaaaaaagaaaaaggaaacttaGAGCAATAACAGGATGGAGAACTATCAAACATTCCAAATAGAAGGCTAAACCAGAATAGAATTCTTAAGCACGAGTGGACATCATTCCTATGGGAGAGGTTATAGCCTGAATTATATATGGTTTGCATGATGAATACAAACAGTCCATATGA of Gossypium raimondii isolate GPD5lz chromosome 3, ASM2569854v1, whole genome shotgun sequence contains these proteins:
- the LOC105794071 gene encoding glutathione reductase, chloroplastic, which codes for MARKMLVDEEMNQTNQEEAYYDFDLFVIGAGSGGVRAARFSANYGAKVGICELPFHPISSEVIGGVGGTCVIRGCVPKKILVYGAAFGSELEDARNYGWELNEKLDFNWKKLLHKKTDEIIRLNGIYKRLLSNAGVKLFEGEGKIVGPNEVEVTQLDGTKLSYSAKHILIATGSRAHRPPIPGQGLGITSDEALSLEDLPKHAVVFGGGYIAVEFASIWRGLGANVDLFFRKELPLRGFDDEMRAVVARNLEGRGINLHPQTNLTELIKTDNGIKVTTDHGEELIADVVLFATGRLPNSKRLNLEAVGVELDNTGAVKVDEYSRTSIPSIWAVGDVTNRMNLTPVALMEGTCFAKTVFGKEPSKPDYSHVPCAVFSIPPLSVVGLSEEQAIEQANGDVLVFTSTFNPMKNTVSGRQEKTVMKLVVDAETDKVLGASMCGPDAPEIMQGIAVALKCGATKAQFDSTVGIHPSAAEEFVTMRSVSRRITCSGKPKTNL